The Oncorhynchus tshawytscha isolate Ot180627B linkage group LG30, Otsh_v2.0, whole genome shotgun sequence genome includes a region encoding these proteins:
- the LOC112228300 gene encoding protein sprouty homolog 4: MRDTTTQMESRVPHHIPGVSSSIISQPLRMVPYGRLHHPLTIFPIDQMKSSHVENDYIDSPAVVSQQPLNQKAVNRGPHEALLGAPHLPQLARCNPHNATTHPWITFSGRPSSISSSSSTSSEQRLLDHAAPTPVVDHNSTVVTTRTPCCGPKALTSKPLDLKTAALGAATVDKKHMLLCEICGKCRCTECTLPRTLPSCWVCNQECLCSVQSLVDSATCMCLVKAIFYHCTEDEDDEGSCADRPCSCHQSNCCARWSFMAAMSLVLPCLVCYLPTMGCVKLSQKCYDKTSRPGCRCKNFQQACKSMEAKAAGQEKQAS; encoded by the coding sequence ATGAGGGACACAACCACACAGATGGAGTCGAGGGTTCCCCACCACATCCCTGGAGTGTCTTCCTCCATTATATCCCAGCCGTTGCGTATGGTTCCGTATGGAAGGCTACACCACCCGCTCACCATCTTCCCAATCGACCAGATGAAGTCCTCTCATGTGGAAAATGACTATATTGACAGTCCCGCTGTGGTCTCCCAGCAACCCCTCAACCAGAAGGCTGTCAACAGGGGGCCCCACGAGGCACTGCTAGGggccccccacctcccccaacTGGCGCGCTGCAACCCTCACAACGCCACCACACACCCCTGGATAACCTTCAGCGGGCGGCCCAGctccatcagcagcagcagcagcacctcgTCAGAGCAGAGGCTGCTGGACCACGCAGCCCCCACCCCCGTGGTGGACCACAACTCCACCGTAGTCACCACCAGGACCCCCTGCTGCGGGCCCAAGGCGCTCACCTCAAAGCCCCTGGATCTAAAAACTGCTGCCCTGGGGGCTGCAACGGTTGACAAGAAGCACATGCTGCTGTGTGAGATTTGTGGGAAGTGCCGCTGCACGGAGTGCACCCTGCCCCGGACCCTGCCCTCGTGCTGGGTGTGTAACCAGGAGTGCCTGTGCTCAGTGCAGAGCCTGGTGGACTCAGCCACATGCATGTGCCTGGTCAAGGCCATTTTCTACCACTGCACAGAGGACGAGGATGATGAGGGATCTTGCGCAGACCGCCCATGCTCCTGCCACCAGTCTAACTGCTGTGCGCGCTGGTCCTTCATGGCAGCCATGTCCCTGGTGCTGCCCTGTCTGGTGTGCTACCTGCCCACCATGGGCTGTGTCAAACTGTCGCAGAAGTGCTATGACAAAACCAGCCGTCCGGGCTGCCGCTGCAAGAACTTCCAGCAGGCCTGTAAGAGCATGGAGGCCAAGGCTGCAGGCCAGGAGAAACAGGCCTCATGA